The following are from one region of the Nicotiana tomentosiformis chromosome 7, ASM39032v3, whole genome shotgun sequence genome:
- the LOC138896128 gene encoding uncharacterized protein has protein sequence MVVKVQPPWRMYFDGAAHRGGAGVGIVFVTSQGEVLPYSFTLTHLCSNNVAEYQALILGLEMVVDMKQLQLQVFGDSQLVVNQLLGSYEVNKPELRPYHNYAKKLMGWIGDVIIQHVPRKENKKADALASLASLLTLPN, from the coding sequence ATGGTCGTTAAAGTTCAACCTCCATGGaggatgtactttgatggtgctgcacatCGCGGAGGAGCTGGTGTTGGAATAGTATTTGTCACCTCTCAAGGCGAAGTTCTGCCCTACTCTTTTACGTTGACACATCTTTGTTCCAACAAtgttgctgagtatcaagcatTAATACTAGGGCTTGAAATGGTTGTTGATATGAAGCAgttgcaattgcaagtctttggtgactcccAATTAGTGGTCAATcagcttttaggtagttacgaggtcaatAAACCTGAACTACGCCCTTATCATAATTATGCTAAGAAATTGATGGGATGGATTGGTGATGTGATTATTCAACATGTGCctaggaaagaaaataagaaggctgATGCTTTAGCTTCCCTAGCTTCATTGCTAACCCTGCCTAATTAA